The Thermococcus henrietii genome segment TCCTTGTGCTTCTCGTCGTACTCGCGAATCTTCCTCTCGATTTCCCTGAGCTCCCTTCTGACTTCCCTGACCTTCTCGCGGAGCTCGACGACCTTGGCGTGGTACTCGTCGGCCTCCTTCTTGACCTCGTCGGCCTTGTTGAAGGCCTGAATCATCTGCTCGTGGTACTGCTGGCTCTGGTTGGCGAGCTTCTGTATCTCAAGGCTTATGGCCTTCCTGGCCTTCTTGAGCTGGTCAACCTTCTTCCTCGTCTCGACGAGCTTCTTGTGGAACCTGTCGGCCTGCTGGATTATCTCAAGCTCGGTCGCGAGAACCTGTATCTGGTCGACTATCTGCTTCTCCCTCTCAGGGGTGATGTTCGGGTTGGTCTGGAGCTCCCACTCGAGCTTCTCTATCCTCTCCTGTATCTTCTCGGGGCTCATCTTGAGCCTTCTGAGC includes the following:
- a CDS encoding coiled-coil protein; amino-acid sequence: RQKGREYKAKRDEINQKIKELKKNREEINAKLDLLYQEILEYRTKRDEYNQLRRLKMSPEKIQERIEKLEWELQTNPNITPEREKQIVDQIQVLATELEIIQQADRFHKKLVETRKKVDQLKKARKAISLEIQKLANQSQQYHEQMIQAFNKADEVKKEADEYHAKVVELREKVREVRRELREIERKIREYDEKHKELIAYRLVARMRAKKDASFERAVEALEKFKRGEKLTLDELLLLQRYNLV